In Hydra vulgaris chromosome 06, alternate assembly HydraT2T_AEP, a genomic segment contains:
- the LOC136081797 gene encoding uncharacterized protein LOC136081797, translated as MSAKAEYMRKYRKVVKDANSCCECEPPGLSNSLTDAENVCGLSSISDNSTNYILNNDSYELDNDIVQPHSSSDDENYCDIDDIDIDIIPPNSSSDDEHYCDMELVDNGSFQYNLAQWVVNAKLTRLSCNGLLALLRRYGCELPKDSRTLLQTPLAIQVQEKCGGQYIYFGLTKCLQNAINHDICSDVLNLQINVDGIPLFRSSKRQFWPILSAVNHNSPMIVALYQGDSKPNSVNEFLKDFIDEYKFLKCNGVTHNGKNYTVILHSVICDAPARSFLKNIVGHNGLHACERCLAVGTSTNRRTTFVSPDCFNAGRRTDDSFKNLEFLGSHQHGASPLNEITDQCISIFPLDYMHLICLGVMRRILQALKKGDRKVKLSNNNILQISENLLDLRKCIPSEFARRPRSLLDLDRWKATEFRQFLLYTGPVVLKGILDPERYKHFLTLSVAASILLTPSNDRRNNMLNYAKDLLRHFVENSQQLYGNYFVVYNIHHLLHIGDDVEFFNSPLDNISAFPFENYLQTLKRYVRGSSNPAVQVAKRIQEYENVHKYSDIANAKNPVFKLSTAYRDSFAQLKNRQFVEIYEVQKDSCMCYIFSFANLHPFFIEPCSSDLQDIYFVNNHYKHSKSKNVKFTEIERKVLKLPCNGGFVLMPLLHSKEC; from the coding sequence ATGAGTGCAAAAGCAGAGTATATGCGAAAATATAGAAAGGTTGTTAAAGATGCAAATAGTTGCTGTGAATGTGAACCTCCTGGGTTATCAAATTCTTTAACAGATGCAGAAAATGTGTGTGGTTTATCTTCTATTTCAGATAATAGCACTAACTATATACTTAATAATGATTCCTATGAACTTGACAATGACATAGTACAACCTCATAGTAGTTCTGATGATGAAAATTATTGTGATATTGATGATATTGATATTGACATAATACCGCCCAATAGCAGCTCAGACGATGAACATTATTGTGATATGGAGCTTGTTGACAATGGATCTTTTCAATACAATCTAGCTCAATGGGTTGTAAATGCAAAACTCACACGTTTATCATGTAATGGATTACTAGCCTTGTTGAGAAGATATGGGTGCGAGCTGCCTAAAGATAGTCGAACTCTTTTGCAAACACCTCTAGCTATACAAGTTCAGGAAAAGTGTGGTGGccaatacatttattttggcCTTACCAAATGTTTACAGAATGCAATAAATCATGACATTTGCAGCGATGTACTCAATCTGCAAATAAATGTTGACGGTATACCATTGTTTAGATCGTCTAAAAGGCAATTTTGGCCGATTCTCTCTGCTGTTAATCATAATTCACCCATGATTGTTGCTTTATATCAAGGAGATAGTAAGCCAAATTCtgttaatgagtttttaaaggattttataGATGAGTATAAGTTTTTAAAGTGTAATGGTGTCACTCATAATGGTAAAAATTACACAGTTATTTTGCACTCAGTTATTTGTGATGCTCCTGCAAGatcttttctgaaaaatattgttGGTCACAATGGCTTGCATGCATGTGAACGTTGTCTTGCTGTTGGTACGTCAACTAACAGGCGAACCACGTTTGTTTCTCCTGATTGCTTCAATGCTGGAAGGCGCACAGAtgacagttttaaaaatcttgaatTCCTAGGAAGTCATCAACATGGAGCTTCACCTTTAAATGAAATAACAGACCAATGTATCAGCATATTCCCACTTGACTATATGCATTTGATCTGCTTAGGTGTCATGCGTCGTATACTTCAAGCTTTGAAAAAAGGTGATAGAAAAGTTAAGTTAAGCAACAATAACATATTGCAAATTTCGGAAAACCTTTTGGATCTACGAAAATGCATACCAAGTGAGTTTGCTAGACGCCCTAGATCTTTATTGGACCTAGATAGATGGAAGGCCACTGAATTCCGGCAATTCTTATTATACACAGGGCCTGTTGTCTTGAAAGGAATTTTGGATCCTGAGcgttacaaacattttttaacactttCTGTCGCTGCATCAATTCTGCTCACACCATCAAACGACAGAAGAAATAACATGTTGAACTATGCAAAAGATTTGCTTAgacattttgttgaaaattcTCAACAATTATATGGTAATTATTTTGTTGTGTATAATATTCATCATTTGCTGCATATAGGAGATGatgtagaattttttaattcaccgCTTGATAATATCAGTGCTTTTCCctttgaaaattatttgcaaacGTTAAAGAGATATGTGAGAGGTTCTTCAAATCCTGCTGTACAAGTAGCAAAAAGAATTCAAGAATATGAAAACGTCCATAAATACTCTGACATTGCAAATGCAAAAAACccagtttttaaattatcaacaGCGTATAGAGATTCGTTTGCTCAACTAAAAAATAGACAGTTTGTAGAAATATATGAAGTTCAAAAAGATTCATGTATGTGTTATATATTCAGTTTTGCTAATTTGCATCCATTCTTCATTGAGCCATGCTCCTCTGACCTCCAAGACATTTATTTTGTGAACAATCATTATAAgcattcaaaatcaaaaaatgtgaaGTTTACAGAAATTGAGAGAAAGGTTCTAAAGCTTCCCTGTAATGGCGGTTTTGTGTTGATGCCTCTTCTTCATTCAAAAGAGTGTTAA
- the LOC136081359 gene encoding uncharacterized protein LOC136081359, with protein MLTGLKLEVFIHLTDYLCKGYENDQLTSKENMEDQIILTIVKLRHNITFKMLAHICNICKTSAIKYFLKWLDVMAEKLLFLIRMECREHIFDTIPPVFKSKFPKLTCVIDCFEIYIESPGPFLAKAQCYSNYKKHSTLKVFISCTPLGVINFVSKCWGGRASDNQIVRESNFTSLKYHCPGDQILADRGFTLQDDFAANSSSELLIPAFTRNKLQLSADEVETSRKIASVRIHIERVIGLIKNRYTILKGVLPIRTVKNIKEEALCLIQAS; from the coding sequence ATGTTGACTGGTCTTAAacttgaagtttttatacatttaacaGACTATCTTTGCAAAGGTTATGAAAATGATCAACTAACAAGCAAAGAAAATATGGAGGACCAAATAATATTAACGATTGTTAAGCTGCGCcataatattacttttaaaatgttagctcatatatgtaatatttgcaaaacttcagctataaaatattttttgaagtggTTAGATGTGATGGcagagaaattattatttttaattagaatggaGTGCAGggagcatatttttgatacaatcCCACCAGTATTTAAGTCAAAGTTTCCTAAATTAACTTGTGTTATTGACTGTTTTGAGATATATATTGAATCACCTGGGCCATTTTTGGCAAAAGCTCAATGTTACAGTAACTATAAAAAACACAGCActttaaaggtatttatttcATGTACACCATTAGGTGTTatcaattttgtttcaaaatgttgGGGTGGAAGAGCTTCTGACAATCAGATTGTCCGTGAATCAAATTTTACATCTTTGAAATACCATTGTCCAGGTGATCAAATTTTAGCTGATAGAGGTTTTACCCTACAAGATGATTTTGCTGCAAATTCTAGTTCTGAGCTTTTAATTCCAGCATTCACAAGGAATAAATTACAACTCTCTGCAGATGAGGTTGAAACATCTAGGAAAATAGCATCAGTTAGAATTCATATTGAGAGAGTAATTGGACTCATAAAAAATCGATATACTATCTTAAAAGGTGTTTTGCCAATTCgaactgtaaaaaatataaaagaggaagcaTTATGTTTAATTCAAGCAAGCTGA
- the LOC136081015 gene encoding uncharacterized protein LOC136081015, protein MGKEKEEIALAEYINICSVDGYVTESICLSPTMVHKDFEVIHIGFYVCQQIPWLGVSPDGFAFCSCCGYAAIEVKCPYSMKEKGLSGAINSNRFYIKTQNSKYYLDSSHYYYAQIQCEIFILEVNYCDLIVWTPTEFVLCRIEKNLDFIENIIVKSHSFWREVILPELMTRRIENAEPILNREKSKLSYCICNNEQVNTSTENDGDLVGYDKCDQWFHLKCLKLKRLPTSKVWYCQKCKNDIKRSNKFVCDVMVHSKKRNQDLC, encoded by the exons ATGGGAAAAGAAAAGGAAGAAATTGCTCTAGCggaatatataaacatttgcTCAGTAGATGGTTATGTAACTGAATCAATTTGTTTATCTCCTACAATGGTTCATAAAGATTTTGAAGTCATTCATATCGGTTTTTATGTTTGTCAACAAATACCATGGTTGGGAGTCTCACCAGATGGCTTTGCTTTTTGTTCGTGTTGTGGTTATGCTGCCATAGAAGTTAAATGCCCTTACAGTATGAAAGAAAAAGGTTTATCAGGTGCTATAAACAGTAACAGGTTTTacataaaaacacaaaattcaaaatattatttggattCATCCCATTATTATTATGCACAAATTCaatgtgaaatttttattttggaggtAAACTATTGTGATTTGATTGTTTGGACACCAACAGAATTTGTTTTGTGCAGAATTGAAaagaatttagattttattgaaaacataaTAGTAAAAAGTCACAGTTTCTGGAGAGAAGTCATCCTCCCTGAATTAATGACACGCAGGATAGAAAATGCTGAACCTATTTTGAATCGAGAAAAGTCTAAACTTAGTTATTGCATATGTAACAATGAACAAGTGAACACTTCAACTGAAAATGATGGAGATTTGGTGGGTTATGATAAGTGTGATCAGTGgtttcatttaaaatgtttaaaacttaaaagacTTCCAACTTCAAAAGTTTGGTATTgccaaaaatgcaaaaatgacattaaaa GAAGTAACAAATTTGTGTGCGATGTGATGGTGCATTCTAAGAAAAGAAATCAAGATTTATGCTAA